CACTACCGGTTATAACAAAAACACTACAGCCGTTAACGGAGGTTTCGATGATATTGCAACGTCAGTCGGTTTTGTAGAAAACGATTGGAAGCCATGGAGAATTAATTTGTTTGACTCGCTACTTACAACCGACAAAAAAATGTTGAGTCTTGTTGGTGGTATTACTTGTGAAAGTTGCCACGGTCCCAAAAATACAGCGCATTTTGGTTCAGGTACACAACCAAAAACTATGAGTGCTGGTGTTTGTGCCCAATGCCATGATGAACCCTGGAGGCATAATCGTTATGCACAATGGGAAAACTCAGGACATAGTGATCCTGTTTGGTCAAGTTCTTTTAGAACAACAGGGACTACTCCAGTGGGTACTAACTACAATTTAAATGCTTGTGTGCGTTGTCACGATGGACAGGCTTTCGTGAATTTTACAAAAGGAATAGCTTTTGATAATCGGTCATCTGTTGGCTATGGTCAGATAGCACAAACCAAGATTACATGCCAAACCTGTCATGAGCCGCATTCGACGGGATTACGCACCGGTCCAACAGGATCGGATACATTAGGGACTGGTTATAATTATTCAAGCTTCAATTTTGGTTCCGGAAAAACTTGCGTTAACTGCCATAAATATCGCCGTGGTGAACAAAGATATATAACTCAAACCGCAATGTCCAGCACCTGGGGTCCTCATTATGCAGGAACGACTGATATTTTCTTAGGACAAAACGGTCACACATTTGGTGCAACATTACCATCAAGTATTGCCCACCAGAATGTTGAGAACGCTTGCGTCGGTTGCCATATGTCAGCAACACCAGATACTGGCACTGCTGCGCGTGACAAGATTGGACAACATAGTTGGGCGATGAGCTATACGGATCCTAACACATTGATAACCTATGATAACGTTACTGGTTGTTTATCTTGCCATAGTGGTATTACAAAATTCGATCAGATAAAAGCATCCTACGACTACGATAAAAACGGAACGATTGAAGCTTTTATGACAGAAGTCGCTGGACTAAAGAAAAAACTGGGGAAGTTACTACCTCCAGTTGGATTAGACTCAGTGAACCGGACAGCTCTTGCAGCAAGCAAAGATTCTACTCTTCTGAAAAAGGCATTCTGGAATTACCTTTACGTAAAGTACGATGGCTCGCATGGTGTCCACAATCCTAAATATATAGTTAGCTTGTTGCAAACAAGTTTAGATGCTATTTTCTATTCTCGATTAGCAGGTCAAATCGGCTCTATCACAGATGTTCCAAACGATCAGGGTAAGCAAGCCCAAGTCGCGTGGTATAAGTTCCCAGGTGAAGGTGATGCAATTAATCCGATAAGAAACTATGGAATATGGAGAGAAGATGAAATTAAGATTGGGAAGATTGTAGCAATCGATTCGTGGAAAGATATCGAAAAATATCTACCGACAGTCGTTAAAGGAAATCAGTTTAGCATTGCCGGAAAAGTTTGGACTTTCGTTGGTTGGTCACCTATAGCCGGTTCAGATTTGTATTCCGTTAATGTGCCGACACTATTCGACTCGACCGTTAGCTCTGGAATGTCTTGGACAAAATTCAAGGTTACAGCTCACGATACTAATAATGTAATAGTAGCGGAGTCAAGAGTTGATAGCGGATATTCAGTAGATAATCTTGTTCCCACTGCTCCATCTGGATTATCGGCAAGTATTGTTGTACCAGCAATTAGGCTCCAATGGGATCCACCTACAGATTCAGATTTAAACTACTATGCAATCTATCGTGGAACAACACCCGGATTCGATTTCGAATCTACACAACCTATCGGTACTACGACAAATAATATTTTTGTAGATAACGATGTTGTTGAAGCTACACATTATTATTATGTCGTTCGCGGATTCGATTTCTCAGGCAACAAGGGACAAACATCCGGAACTGATATATTATTCTTAGATGTAAACGAGCCGAATGGAATACCGACTGAGTTTTCATTAAAGCAAAATTATCCGAATCCGTTTAACCCAAGCACCAGCATTAAGTATCAAGTACCGAATGCAAGTAATGTTTCAATCATTATTTACAATGCAATTGGTCAAGAAGTGGTGCGACTACTGAATAAGCATCACGACGCTGGCTATTACTCGATCGCATGGGATGGAAAAGATTCGTTCGGAAAATCTGTCTACAGCGGAATATATCTTTATAAAATGACTGCCGGTAATTATTCTTCTGTAAAGAAGATGCTAATCATCAAATAGTATCAAATGATATTATTGTAACTAAAATATTTGATTAAAAATATATAAGTTATTTTAAAAGAAGTCGGAACTGGCAACGGTTCCGACTTTTTTATTTCTATCATTTTTAAAAATTCATATACGTTTTTTCTCAATCCTGGAATAATTTAATTTTGGTTGTAGATAAATACCTCGTAAACAGATGGAAACGTAGTTTTTGAAATAAATATGAGAACTCTTCGATGGCATAATAATTGAGTTTTTAACTTGCATAATGGAAGATGAAATACCACAAAAAATTCTGATATTCAGCAGAGATTCTGATTTTTGCAAAAGCTTAGCGCTGCTCTTTCAATCTATGTATGAAGTTTATTTCACAACGTCAATCGATGAACTTCTGAAAATCATAAATGACAAAAACATAAATCTCGTAATCGCTGATTCTCCTGTTTCAGATGGAACGGTTTATCCATCAATACGTGATGCAAGAGTTCAATACCCGGATCTTTTTATCGTTTTATTGTATGTTTATAAATTTTCAAATATAGATTTAGAAAAAAAATATCGCCAGCATGTTGATGCTTTATTCTACAAGCCTGTAAATATTAATCAACTGACAAATGTTATAAATGCTTTATTAGAAGAAAAAATAAAAACTAACTAAATTATTATGGCTCGTTCAAATTTCAGATTTATCAATATCTTACTACTTTATATAATATCGTCTTTTAGTTTATCGTCATTTGTTTTTACACAAACGAAGGAAGATTGTTTAGCTTGCCACAGCGATAAAACATTAACGATGGACAAAAAAGGGAAATCAGTTTCGCTTTGGGTAGATAAAAAAACATTAGCAACAACACCCCACGCTGAATTCGATTGTGTAAATTGTCACGAAGGTTTTGATGCCGGCGATATTCCGCACGCTAAAAAAATTAAACCGGTTAATTGTTTAACCTGCCATAATGGCGATAAGGTTGGATTATATACCAAGAGTGTGCATGCGAAAACAAAAGGTGGTGCAAAATGTAAAGATTGTCATGGAACCCACAACATTATTTCGTTAGAAAAACTCCGGACACCCGAAGGACACAAGCACGAAGCCGAAACTTGTGGGAATTGCCACAAAGATGTTGTTGACCATTATCTACAATCCGACCATGGAAAAGCGCTCATCGCAGGAATAAAAGGTGCACCTTTCTGTTCCGATTGCCACGGTGAACATACCATTAAAGCTATTACCAGTAAAGAGTCGAATGTTAGTCGCGACCACGAAGCCGAAGTCTGCCTGAAATGTCATCTCGATAATCCCGATGTTCGCGCAGTCGTAAGCCCTTCGGCAGAATTCATCAAGGGTTATGAAATGAGTGTTCACGGACAAGCGTTGAAAGCTGGAAAGATGAATGCAGCTACATGCAGCGATTGTCACGGGGCTCACGATATGAAGAAGGGGAGCGATCGCACAGCACTCGTTTCGCAGCAAAATATCGCAACCACGTGCGGAAAATGTCACACCCAAGTCGAAAAAATATATATCGAAAGCTCACACGGTAAAGCTCTTG
This genomic stretch from Bacteroidota bacterium harbors:
- a CDS encoding ammonia-forming cytochrome c nitrite reductase subunit c552 → MKKFQLIVLVILANFFLSEIAISQKAAIKIEAMSIHRLNEMGLPNPNSWDNVSTGLNTIGVGTMAWLSGWDTSGATIYKPALTYLWELTSKPVGSLIDLGTTTNQLTNFSPDMTGDYTVQLTITTALGTHSVTQVISAASYVGTNWKDVAGAGFNCASCHAGSATATTVYAPWKTSGHATMFEQGMNGKLGSYWGESCFKCHTTGYNKNTTAVNGGFDDIATSVGFVENDWKPWRINLFDSLLTTDKKMLSLVGGITCESCHGPKNTAHFGSGTQPKTMSAGVCAQCHDEPWRHNRYAQWENSGHSDPVWSSSFRTTGTTPVGTNYNLNACVRCHDGQAFVNFTKGIAFDNRSSVGYGQIAQTKITCQTCHEPHSTGLRTGPTGSDTLGTGYNYSSFNFGSGKTCVNCHKYRRGEQRYITQTAMSSTWGPHYAGTTDIFLGQNGHTFGATLPSSIAHQNVENACVGCHMSATPDTGTAARDKIGQHSWAMSYTDPNTLITYDNVTGCLSCHSGITKFDQIKASYDYDKNGTIEAFMTEVAGLKKKLGKLLPPVGLDSVNRTALAASKDSTLLKKAFWNYLYVKYDGSHGVHNPKYIVSLLQTSLDAIFYSRLAGQIGSITDVPNDQGKQAQVAWYKFPGEGDAINPIRNYGIWREDEIKIGKIVAIDSWKDIEKYLPTVVKGNQFSIAGKVWTFVGWSPIAGSDLYSVNVPTLFDSTVSSGMSWTKFKVTAHDTNNVIVAESRVDSGYSVDNLVPTAPSGLSASIVVPAIRLQWDPPTDSDLNYYAIYRGTTPGFDFESTQPIGTTTNNIFVDNDVVEATHYYYVVRGFDFSGNKGQTSGTDILFLDVNEPNGIPTEFSLKQNYPNPFNPSTSIKYQVPNASNVSIIIYNAIGQEVVRLLNKHHDAGYYSIAWDGKDSFGKSVYSGIYLYKMTAGNYSSVKKMLIIK